The following coding sequences lie in one Brevibacterium marinum genomic window:
- a CDS encoding phosphoribosyltransferase, translating into MGQAYHADSSDLDDKEILTWDTFGTSAREMAQTIADSDYDPEIVIAIARGGLLPAGALAYALGLKLSDAINVEFYTDVHETLPDPILLAPMLDIDAIKGKNLLVVDDVADSGRTLALVLELLKKHGAEAQSAVIYAKSASIIDPDFVWKRTDQWIVFPWSAEPPVEAAK; encoded by the coding sequence ATGGGCCAGGCATACCACGCCGATTCGAGCGACCTCGATGACAAGGAGATCCTCACCTGGGACACATTCGGCACGTCGGCCAGGGAGATGGCGCAGACCATCGCCGACTCCGATTATGACCCTGAGATCGTCATCGCCATCGCTCGCGGCGGTCTGCTGCCGGCCGGGGCCCTCGCCTACGCACTCGGACTCAAACTCTCCGACGCGATCAACGTCGAGTTCTACACCGACGTCCACGAGACACTGCCCGACCCGATTCTCCTGGCCCCGATGCTCGACATCGACGCGATCAAGGGCAAGAACCTCCTCGTCGTCGATGACGTCGCCGACTCGGGCCGCACCCTCGCCCTCGTCCTCGAGCTGCTCAAGAAGCACGGCGCCGAGGCGCAGTCCGCTGTGATCTACGCGAAGTCTGCTTCGATCATCGACCCTGACTTCGTGTGGAAGCGCACGGATCAGTGGATCGTCTTCCCCTGGTCCGCCGAACCCCCGGTCGAGGCTGCCAAATAG
- a CDS encoding HhH-GPD-type base excision DNA repair protein — protein MSSVFLSGDADADALLADDSFALLMGMLLDQQVPMEVAFAGPAKLAERLDGLDVSEIAEMNPDEFLEMFSIKPAVHRFPKSMAARVQKLAAEIVDEYDGETSAIWTSGEPTGPEVLKRLKKLPGFGDQKAKIFLALLGKQFHFDADGWREAAGDYGAEDARRSIADVVDEDTLLEVRAFKKQQKAAAKAAKK, from the coding sequence ATGAGTTCAGTTTTCCTCTCGGGCGATGCCGACGCCGACGCCCTGCTTGCCGATGACTCCTTTGCCCTGCTGATGGGGATGCTGCTCGACCAGCAGGTACCGATGGAAGTGGCCTTCGCAGGTCCTGCGAAGCTGGCCGAACGTCTGGATGGGCTCGATGTGTCCGAGATCGCCGAAATGAATCCCGATGAGTTTCTGGAGATGTTCTCGATCAAGCCTGCGGTGCATCGTTTCCCGAAGTCGATGGCGGCTCGGGTGCAGAAGCTCGCAGCAGAAATCGTCGATGAATACGATGGCGAGACCTCCGCGATCTGGACCTCGGGTGAGCCGACTGGTCCAGAGGTTCTCAAACGGTTGAAGAAGCTTCCCGGGTTCGGTGACCAGAAGGCCAAGATCTTTCTGGCCCTGCTCGGCAAGCAGTTCCACTTCGATGCTGATGGATGGCGCGAAGCCGCCGGTGACTACGGTGCCGAAGATGCACGTCGCTCGATCGCCGATGTGGTCGATGAAGACACCCTGCTGGAGGTCCGGGCGTTCAAGAAACAGCAGAAGGCGGCAGCGAAAGCCGCCAAGAAGTAA
- a CDS encoding YchJ family protein, protein MICPCSGNPPGTDYEHCCQPALDGERWPSTAEALMRSRYTAFARNNEDHLFRTWHPKTRPADIGPDAGVTWLGLEILDTVDGMEPDSTGTVHFRTTFRDHLGEHTLEENSSFVRRAGRWVYLDG, encoded by the coding sequence ATGATCTGCCCATGTTCTGGAAATCCACCCGGCACCGACTACGAGCATTGCTGCCAGCCCGCCCTCGACGGAGAGAGGTGGCCCTCCACCGCCGAGGCTCTGATGCGGTCCCGGTACACCGCGTTCGCCCGTAACAACGAAGACCACCTCTTCCGCACCTGGCACCCGAAGACCCGACCTGCCGACATCGGCCCCGACGCGGGCGTCACGTGGCTTGGCCTCGAAATCCTCGACACGGTCGACGGCATGGAACCGGACTCCACAGGAACGGTCCATTTCCGAACGACATTCAGAGACCACCTCGGCGAGCACACCCTTGAAGAGAACTCCTCGTTCGTACGCAGAGCCGGCAGGTGGGTCTACCTTGACGGCTGA
- a CDS encoding DUF2087 domain-containing protein, with protein sequence MTKNKDFKNLVRERMRTTGENFTSARAALLGDTTPSGPETTLSRKNAVPAPAESKAEAFRAKTLKTFMPTGEMVSIPTKRKALVVILLDILTAFEAERIYSEKDVNAVLSAYHPDFARLRRELIDYGYLARNAHTGQYWVNPSRPARTGNHIQEAGVLEAFLC encoded by the coding sequence ATGACCAAGAACAAGGACTTCAAGAATCTCGTCCGCGAACGCATGAGAACGACAGGCGAGAATTTCACCTCCGCCCGTGCGGCCCTGTTGGGCGACACAACACCATCTGGCCCCGAGACGACTCTCAGTCGCAAAAATGCTGTTCCAGCCCCAGCCGAATCAAAGGCCGAGGCCTTCAGAGCGAAGACGTTGAAGACCTTCATGCCGACAGGGGAAATGGTTTCCATCCCCACAAAACGCAAGGCGCTCGTCGTCATCCTGCTCGACATCCTCACCGCATTCGAAGCCGAGCGGATCTACTCGGAGAAGGACGTCAATGCAGTCCTCAGCGCCTACCACCCCGACTTCGCACGCTTGCGTCGGGAGCTCATCGACTATGGGTATCTGGCTCGAAATGCACACACCGGGCAGTACTGGGTGAACCCTTCGCGGCCCGCCCGCACCGGGAATCATATCCAAGAGGCAGGAGTCCTCGAAGCATTTCTGTGCTGA